A single window of Alosa alosa isolate M-15738 ecotype Scorff River chromosome 11, AALO_Geno_1.1, whole genome shotgun sequence DNA harbors:
- the duox2 gene encoding dual oxidase maturation factor 1, whose product MTFYDGIYPFYPLQRTSFIFSTNLLTIILVFLVLAASFLLILPGIRGKSRFFWMFRILISLFIGAVIVALNFTADWAQASLKANSTYKSFSIAVVDADVGLHVGLYGINITLRGNPVNQLNETIDYNEEFRWTGQLDEQYAEALDRGLPNPILYIAEKFTRNSACGLIYQYRYSGRYASATLWTAFCCWLLANILFSMPVILYAGYMMLATAAFIFFSMASFSTIYNLPQCAFTIGDATFTTAYSHSFWLALATGVLCTLIGVLVVLLDLLVPDRVREVFSVGGDDDEDDQHSDFPHGYFNSSFLEGVAIEGGMKKGVTLDPLTISHLVERL is encoded by the exons ATGACTTTCTACGATGGCATTTACCCATTCTACCCGCTACAAAGGACCTCTTTCATCTTTAGCACCAACCTGCTGACAATCATTCTGGTCTTCTTAGTCCTCGCGGCTTCTTTCCTTCTTATTCTTCCAGGAATCCGCGGGAAATCG AGGTTTTTCTGGATGTTCCGGATACTCATTAGTCTCTTTATCGGAGCTGTAATAGTCG CGCTAAACTTCACGGCAGATTGGGCACAGGCCAGCTTGAAAGCCAACAGCACGTACAAGTCTTTCAGCATCGCGGTGGTCGATGCAGACGTGGGCCTTCACGTCGGCCTGTATGGAATCAACATTACACTGCGAG GAAACCCAGTCAATCAGCTGAATGAGACTATTGACTACAATGAAGAGTTCAGGTGGACAGGCCAACTGGATGAACAGTACGCTGAGGCGCTGGACAGAGGTCTCCCCAACCCTATCCTGTACATCGCAGAGAAGTTCACACGCAACAGTGCCTGCGGTCTCATCTACCAGTACAGATACTCAGGCCGCTACGCTTCAGCCACTCTATG GACGGCGTTCTGCTGCTGGCTGCTAGCCAACATCCTCTTCTCGATGCCGGTCATCCTCTACGCAGGCTACATGATGCTGGCCACCGCCGCCTTCATCTTCTTCTCGATGGCCTCCTTCTCTACCATCTACAACCTGCCCCAGTGCGCCTTCACCATTGGTGACGCCACCTTCACCACCGCTTACAGCCACTCCTTCTGGCTGGCGCTGGCCACAG GTGTGTTGTGTACGCTGATCGGAGTGCTGGTGGTACTGTTGGACTTGCTCGTTCCGGATCGGGTCAGAGAGGTGTTCAGCGTGGGCGGAGATGACGACGAAGACGACCAACACAGCGACTTTCCTCACGGATATTTCAACTCCAGCTTCCTGGAGGGAGTGGCCATCGAGGGAGGCATGAAGAAAGGGGTCACACTGGACCCTCTGACCATCTCACACTTAGTG